In a genomic window of Neisseria flavescens:
- the thiC gene encoding phosphomethylpyrimidine synthase ThiC: MTTPKKTAKTSGNEARELADLSEDIGIRFKYPNSERVYLQGSRDDIRVPLREIRQDDTYTAQGTEANPPIPVYDTSGVYGDPAAHIDLKQGLPHIRTAWLDERGDTEILPKLSSEYGIERAHDPKTAHLRFNQITRPRRAKAGRNVTQLHYARQGIITPEMEFVAIRERLKLDELSQKPEYAKLLKQHAGQSFGANIPTRPDQITPEFVRREIAAGRAIIPANINHPELEPMIIGRNFRVKINGNLGNSAVTSSLTEEVEKMVWSLRWGADTIMDLSTGAHIHETREWIIRNAPVPIGTVPIYQALEKTGGIAEDLTWDLFRDTLIEQAEQGVDYFTIHAGVLLRYVPMTANRLTGIVSRGGSIMAKWCLAHHKENFLYTHFDEICEIMKAYDVSFSLGDGLRPGCIADANDESQFAELHTLGELTAKAWEHDVQVMIEGPGHVPLQRVKENMTEELQHCFEAPFYTLGPLVTDIAPGYDHITSGIGAANIGWYGTAMLCYVTPKEHLGLPDKEDVRTGIITYKLAAHAADLAKGWPGAQLRDNALSKARFEFRWRDQFRLSLDPERAESFHDETLPAEGAKIAHFCSMCGPKFCSMKITQEVRDYADKQKAQRQGMEEKAIEFVKKGAKIYS; encoded by the coding sequence ATGACTACGCCAAAAAAAACCGCCAAAACTTCCGGTAACGAAGCACGCGAGCTTGCCGACTTGAGCGAAGACATCGGCATCCGCTTCAAATATCCGAACTCGGAACGCGTGTATCTGCAAGGCAGCCGCGACGACATCCGCGTGCCTTTGCGCGAAATCCGCCAGGACGACACTTACACGGCGCAAGGCACGGAAGCCAATCCGCCGATTCCCGTCTATGACACCAGCGGCGTGTACGGCGATCCGGCGGCACACATCGACCTGAAACAAGGTCTGCCCCACATCCGCACGGCGTGGCTGGACGAACGCGGTGATACCGAAATCCTGCCCAAACTCTCCAGCGAATACGGCATCGAACGTGCGCACGACCCGAAAACCGCCCATTTGCGTTTCAACCAAATCACCCGCCCGCGCCGCGCCAAAGCCGGCCGCAACGTAACCCAGCTCCATTACGCCCGGCAAGGCATTATCACGCCGGAAATGGAATTTGTCGCCATACGCGAACGTTTAAAATTAGACGAATTGTCCCAAAAACCGGAATACGCCAAACTTTTGAAACAACACGCAGGGCAAAGTTTCGGCGCGAACATCCCGACCCGTCCCGACCAAATCACGCCCGAATTCGTGCGCCGAGAAATCGCCGCCGGACGCGCGATCATCCCCGCCAACATCAACCATCCCGAACTCGAACCGATGATTATCGGACGTAACTTCCGCGTCAAAATCAACGGCAACTTGGGCAACTCCGCCGTTACCTCCAGCCTGACCGAAGAAGTCGAAAAAATGGTGTGGTCGCTGCGTTGGGGCGCGGACACGATTATGGATTTGTCTACCGGCGCGCACATCCACGAAACGCGCGAATGGATTATCCGCAACGCGCCCGTCCCCATCGGCACCGTGCCCATCTATCAGGCTTTGGAAAAAACCGGCGGCATCGCCGAAGATTTGACTTGGGATTTGTTCCGCGACACCTTAATCGAACAGGCGGAACAAGGCGTGGACTATTTCACCATACACGCGGGCGTGTTGCTGCGGTATGTGCCGATGACCGCCAACCGCCTCACCGGCATCGTATCGCGCGGCGGTTCGATTATGGCGAAATGGTGTCTCGCCCACCACAAAGAAAACTTCCTCTACACGCATTTCGACGAAATCTGTGAAATCATGAAGGCGTATGACGTATCGTTCAGCCTCGGCGACGGCCTGCGTCCCGGCTGCATTGCCGATGCCAACGACGAGTCCCAATTCGCCGAACTGCATACCTTGGGCGAATTGACCGCCAAAGCGTGGGAACACGACGTACAAGTGATGATCGAAGGCCCCGGCCATGTGCCGCTGCAACGCGTCAAAGAAAATATGACCGAAGAGCTGCAACACTGCTTTGAAGCGCCTTTCTACACCCTCGGCCCGCTCGTTACCGACATCGCCCCCGGCTACGACCACATCACCTCGGGCATAGGCGCGGCCAACATCGGCTGGTACGGCACGGCGATGCTTTGTTACGTTACCCCCAAAGAACATTTGGGGCTGCCCGACAAAGAAGACGTGCGCACCGGCATCATCACCTACAAACTCGCCGCCCACGCCGCCGACCTCGCCAAAGGCTGGCCGGGCGCACAGTTGCGCGACAACGCTCTGAGCAAGGCGCGTTTCGAGTTTCGATGGCGCGACCAATTCCGCTTAAGCCTCGACCCCGAACGCGCCGAAAGCTTCCACGACGAAACCCTGCCCGCCGAAGGCGCGAAAATCGCCCACTTCTGCTCGATGTGCGGCCCCAAATTCTGCTCGATGAAAATCACGCAGGAAGTGCGCGACTATGCCGACAAGCAAAAAGCCCAACGGCAAGGCATGGAAGAAAAAGCGATTGAGTTCGTCAAAAAAGGCGCGAAGATTTACAGCTAA
- a CDS encoding FUSC family protein, producing the protein MPAQSERIHFSERWLNAYERYRYRRHIHAFRLGLAIVFSTLLAKVFHLQHGEWIGMTVFVVLGMLQFQGAIYSKAVERMLGTAIGLGVGLTVLWLNQHYLQDGVFFYLIIGAASAVAGWSAVGKNGYVAMLAGLTMCMLIGDSSHHWLDSGLMRAMNVLIGAAIAIAAAKLLPLRSTLMWRFMLADNLTDCAKMIAEISNGKRMTRERLEQNMIKMRKINARMVKSRSHLAATSGESHISNNMMEAMQHAHRKIVTTTELLLTTAAKLRAPTLNESEIRLLDRHFNQLQRELRLTVRLIKGHYARRIRIDTSLNTELSKPAARLHYDWQGFLWLSTNMRNEIAALVILLQRSRNKWLDKKELQRLKEHLRNDTDLEQQ; encoded by the coding sequence ATGCCTGCCCAATCCGAACGCATCCATTTTTCCGAACGCTGGCTCAACGCCTACGAACGCTACCGCTATCGCCGCCATATCCACGCCTTCCGCCTCGGCTTGGCGATCGTGTTTTCCACCCTGTTGGCCAAAGTCTTCCACCTGCAACACGGCGAGTGGATCGGCATGACCGTCTTTGTCGTCCTCGGCATGCTGCAATTCCAAGGCGCAATTTACTCCAAAGCAGTCGAACGCATGCTCGGCACAGCCATCGGTTTGGGCGTCGGGTTGACCGTTTTATGGTTGAACCAACATTATTTGCAAGACGGCGTTTTCTTCTATCTGATTATCGGTGCCGCCAGCGCAGTGGCCGGTTGGTCTGCGGTCGGCAAAAACGGCTATGTCGCCATGCTTGCCGGTTTGACCATGTGCATGCTCATCGGCGACAGCAGCCACCACTGGCTCGACAGCGGCCTGATGCGCGCCATGAACGTTTTGATCGGTGCCGCCATCGCCATTGCCGCCGCCAAACTCCTGCCCCTGCGCTCCACCCTGATGTGGCGTTTCATGCTTGCCGACAACCTCACCGACTGCGCCAAAATGATTGCCGAAATCAGCAACGGCAAGCGCATGACGCGCGAGCGTTTGGAACAAAACATGATTAAAATGCGCAAAATCAACGCCCGCATGGTCAAAAGTCGCAGCCATCTGGCCGCCACATCCGGCGAAAGCCACATCAGCAACAATATGATGGAAGCCATGCAGCATGCCCACCGCAAAATCGTCACCACCACCGAGCTGCTCCTGACCACCGCCGCCAAACTGCGCGCGCCTACGCTCAACGAAAGCGAAATCCGCCTGCTCGACCGCCATTTCAACCAACTCCAACGCGAGCTTCGGCTGACCGTCCGCCTCATCAAAGGCCACTACGCCCGCCGTATCCGCATCGATACTTCGCTCAATACCGAACTAAGCAAACCGGCCGCCCGCCTGCATTACGACTGGCAAGGCTTCCTCTGGCTCAGTACCAATATGCGTAACGAAATCGCCGCATTGGTGATCCTGTTGCAACGTTCGCGCAATAAATGGTTGGACAAAAAAGAATTGCAACGCCTCAAAGAACACCTGCGCAACGATACCGATCTGGAGCAACAATAG
- the rnhB gene encoding ribonuclease HII, whose translation MATVLSAGVDEAGRGPLVGSVFAAAVILPEHFDLPGLTDSKKLSEKKRDMLAQMIKEQAVAWSIAFADPDEILKLNILHATMAAMKRAVEGLSVAPDKVWIDGNRVPKDLNVPAEAVVKGDSKIIEISAASVLAKTARDAEMYELAKRYPQYGFDRHKGYGTAQHLAALKQYGVLLEHRRDFAPVKTLLAQGNLFEE comes from the coding sequence ATGGCGACGGTTTTAAGCGCAGGCGTGGATGAAGCGGGACGCGGCCCTTTGGTCGGCAGCGTATTTGCGGCGGCAGTGATTTTGCCGGAACATTTTGATTTGCCGGGTTTGACCGATTCAAAAAAACTGAGCGAAAAAAAGCGCGATATGTTGGCGCAGATGATTAAAGAACAGGCGGTTGCGTGGAGCATTGCCTTTGCCGACCCCGACGAAATCCTGAAACTGAACATCCTGCACGCAACCATGGCAGCAATGAAGCGCGCAGTCGAGGGACTGTCGGTCGCTCCCGACAAAGTGTGGATAGACGGCAACCGCGTGCCGAAAGATTTGAATGTCCCTGCCGAAGCCGTGGTCAAAGGCGACAGCAAAATTATTGAAATCTCCGCCGCTTCGGTTTTGGCCAAAACCGCGCGTGATGCGGAAATGTATGAATTGGCGAAACGCTATCCGCAATATGGGTTTGACCGCCACAAAGGCTATGGCACGGCGCAACATTTGGCCGCGTTGAAACAATACGGCGTATTGCTGGAACACCGCCGCGATTTTGCACCGGTCAAAACCTTATTGGCACAAGGCAATCTGTTTGAAGAATGA
- a CDS encoding quinone-dependent dihydroorotate dehydrogenase has translation MYSLVRPILFRFDAEKAHHFTLNSLRSIEKLGLLSKVDSHTRPTELMGLQLPNPVGLAAGLDKNGECIDAFAALGFGFVEIGTVTPKPQPGNPQPRLFRVPEHQGIINRMGFNNHGIDAMIRNIENSRFKGILGINIGKNAVTPIENAADDYLICLEKAYVHASYITVNISSPNTKNLRALQGSDELSALLEALKNKQAQLAAAHGKYVPLAVKIAPDLDEAQIDDIAHVVKSVEMDGIIATNTTIDKSSLGSHPLAGEQGGLSGLPVREKSNQVLKLLVERIDGKLPIIGVGGIMNGADAAEKIRLGASAVQVYSGLIYRGPELIKECLAALK, from the coding sequence ATGTATTCACTCGTCCGTCCTATCCTGTTCCGTTTCGATGCAGAAAAGGCCCATCATTTCACGCTCAACAGTTTGCGTTCTATCGAAAAACTCGGCCTGCTGTCCAAGGTGGACAGCCACACCCGACCAACCGAGCTGATGGGTTTGCAACTGCCCAATCCGGTCGGCTTGGCGGCAGGTTTGGACAAAAACGGCGAGTGTATCGATGCGTTTGCCGCTTTGGGTTTCGGCTTTGTCGAAATCGGCACGGTAACGCCCAAGCCGCAGCCGGGCAATCCGCAGCCGCGCCTTTTCCGCGTTCCCGAACACCAAGGCATCATCAACCGCATGGGTTTCAACAACCACGGCATCGACGCGATGATCCGCAACATTGAAAACAGCCGCTTTAAAGGCATTTTGGGCATCAACATCGGCAAAAATGCCGTTACGCCGATTGAAAACGCGGCCGACGATTATCTGATTTGCTTGGAAAAAGCCTACGTCCACGCAAGCTACATCACGGTCAATATTTCCTCCCCCAATACGAAAAACCTGCGCGCCTTGCAGGGCAGCGACGAGTTGAGCGCATTGTTGGAAGCCTTGAAAAACAAACAGGCGCAACTGGCGGCCGCACATGGCAAATATGTGCCGCTGGCGGTCAAAATCGCGCCGGATTTGGACGAAGCGCAAATCGACGACATCGCCCATGTGGTCAAATCTGTGGAAATGGACGGCATCATCGCCACCAACACAACCATCGACAAATCAAGCTTGGGCAGCCATCCGCTCGCAGGCGAACAAGGCGGCTTGAGCGGTTTGCCCGTACGCGAGAAAAGCAATCAGGTGTTGAAACTTTTAGTGGAACGCATTGACGGCAAGCTACCGATTATCGGCGTCGGCGGCATCATGAACGGCGCGGACGCGGCAGAAAAAATCCGCTTGGGTGCCAGCGCAGTGCAGGTGTACAGCGGTTTGATTTATCGCGGCCCTGAGTTGATTAAAGAGTGTTTGGCTGCGTTGAAATAA
- a CDS encoding OPT family oligopeptide transporter — protein sequence MKQAVDPYASFRELTLRGMILGALITVIFTASNVYLGLKVGLTFASSIPAAVISMAVLKFFKGSNILENNMVQTQASAAGTLSSIIFILPGLLMAGYWAGFPFWQTTLLCMSGGILGVIFTVPLRYAMVVKSDLPYPEGVAAAEILKVGDHDADQQEGGSGIKELVSGGALAGLMSFCASGLRVVADSASYWFKGGASVFQVPMGFSLALLGAGYLVGLTGGIAILLGISIAWGVAVPYLSAHIPQPADMEMIPFAMSLWKEKVRFIGAGTIGIAAIWTLLTLMKPMVEGMRLSFRNFGGAQMTERTEQDLSPKAMIAWVLAMMLVLGVSFFHFIGDSHISGGLAWLLVVVCTLLASIIGFLVAAACGYMAGLVGSSSSPISGVGIVSIVIISLVLLLVGESGGLMADEANRKFLLALTLFCGASVICVASISNDNLQDLKTGYLVKATPWKQQVALIIGCVVGALVISPVLELLYEAYGFTGAMPREGMDAAQALAAPQATLMTTIVQGIFSHNLQWDYIFTGVAIGVALIAVDFTLRKSSGGKRALPVLAVGMGIYLPPSVNMPIVIGAVLAAVLKSVIARRQENREGRLKNAERIGTLFSAGLIVGESLIGVIMAFIIAFSVTNGGSDAPLALNLENWDTAAKWLGLAFFVFGMFVFARRVLKAGR from the coding sequence ATGAAACAGGCGGTTGATCCTTATGCGAGTTTCCGTGAACTGACGCTGCGGGGGATGATACTCGGCGCGTTGATTACGGTGATTTTTACGGCATCCAATGTGTATTTGGGCTTGAAGGTGGGTTTGACTTTTGCGTCTTCGATTCCGGCTGCGGTAATTTCGATGGCGGTTTTGAAGTTTTTTAAAGGCAGCAATATTCTGGAAAATAATATGGTGCAGACTCAGGCTTCGGCTGCGGGTACGCTCTCCAGTATTATTTTTATTCTGCCGGGTTTGCTGATGGCCGGTTATTGGGCGGGCTTTCCGTTTTGGCAGACTACGCTGCTGTGTATGTCCGGCGGTATTTTGGGCGTGATTTTCACTGTGCCTTTGCGTTATGCGATGGTGGTGAAGAGCGATTTGCCTTATCCGGAAGGCGTGGCGGCGGCCGAGATTTTGAAGGTCGGCGACCATGATGCGGACCAACAGGAAGGCGGCAGCGGTATCAAGGAATTGGTGTCGGGCGGCGCTCTGGCGGGTTTGATGAGCTTCTGTGCAAGCGGTTTGCGCGTGGTGGCGGACAGCGCGAGCTATTGGTTTAAAGGCGGTGCGTCGGTGTTCCAAGTGCCGATGGGCTTTTCTTTGGCCTTGCTGGGCGCGGGCTATTTGGTCGGCCTGACCGGCGGTATCGCGATTTTGCTGGGTATTTCGATTGCCTGGGGTGTGGCTGTGCCTTATCTGTCGGCGCATATTCCGCAACCTGCCGATATGGAGATGATTCCTTTTGCGATGTCTTTGTGGAAGGAAAAAGTCCGTTTTATCGGCGCGGGTACGATCGGTATCGCGGCTATTTGGACGCTGTTGACCTTGATGAAACCGATGGTTGAGGGTATGCGCCTGTCTTTCCGCAATTTCGGCGGTGCGCAGATGACCGAACGCACGGAACAGGATTTGTCGCCTAAGGCGATGATTGCCTGGGTGTTGGCGATGATGCTGGTGTTGGGCGTGTCCTTCTTCCACTTTATCGGCGACTCGCATATTTCCGGCGGTTTGGCTTGGCTGTTGGTGGTTGTATGTACGCTGCTGGCTTCGATTATCGGCTTTTTGGTGGCCGCGGCTTGCGGTTATATGGCCGGTTTGGTCGGTTCGTCTTCCAGCCCGATTTCGGGTGTGGGCATCGTCTCTATCGTCATTATTTCGCTGGTGTTGCTGCTGGTCGGCGAATCCGGCGGCTTGATGGCTGATGAGGCAAACCGCAAATTCCTGCTGGCGTTGACGCTGTTTTGCGGTGCGTCTGTGATTTGTGTGGCTTCGATTTCCAATGACAACCTGCAGGATTTGAAAACGGGTTATCTGGTAAAAGCAACGCCTTGGAAACAGCAGGTTGCGCTGATTATCGGCTGCGTTGTCGGTGCATTGGTGATTTCGCCTGTGTTGGAGCTTTTGTATGAAGCCTACGGCTTTACCGGCGCGATGCCGCGTGAAGGCATGGATGCGGCCCAAGCCCTTGCCGCACCTCAGGCAACTTTGATGACCACCATCGTCCAAGGTATTTTCTCGCACAATCTGCAATGGGATTATATTTTCACCGGCGTGGCCATCGGCGTGGCGTTGATCGCGGTCGATTTCACATTGCGCAAATCTTCCGGCGGCAAGCGCGCTTTGCCGGTATTGGCCGTGGGCATGGGCATTTACCTGCCGCCGTCTGTGAATATGCCGATTGTAATTGGCGCGGTATTGGCTGCGGTGTTGAAATCCGTCATCGCCCGCCGTCAGGAAAACCGTGAAGGCCGTCTGAAAAATGCGGAACGTATCGGTACGCTGTTCTCTGCCGGTTTGATTGTCGGCGAGAGCCTGATCGGTGTGATTATGGCGTTTATCATCGCCTTCTCCGTAACCAACGGCGGTTCGGATGCGCCTTTGGCCCTGAACCTGGAAAACTGGGATACGGCCGCCAAATGGCTGGGCTTGGCGTTTTTTGTTTTCGGTATGTTCGTGTTTGCACGCCGCGTGTTGAAAGCAGGACGTTAA
- the waaA gene encoding lipid IV(A) 3-deoxy-D-manno-octulosonic acid transferase, translating to MIRRLYATLWHLAPFLIRRHLRRRALKSPAYLEHWDERFGQAYPNPVQRPIWIHAVSVGETRAAEPLVQALRRHFPDSPFLITQMTPTGRATAQSLFPDAQCRYLPYDKSEWVARFLAEHRPICGILMETEIWPNLMHGCQEAGIPLFLANARLSEKSQRGYLKIRKLVEPTMQSLSGCFAQTAADAERLHLIGASNVHVCGNTKYDIAPPDDSRPLAVAFKERIGARPIVVCASTRVYKGTDEAELLLKAWQGYRGNALLVIVPRHPENFQTAYDTAKSLGYTVQKRSDGQPVSPDTQVWIGDSMGELAAYYLSADIAFVGGSLVDAGCQNIIEPISCRVPTLFGYSNYNFAQACKGAVEAKAAVRVETAEAWYRTTRQYLDDETLRQQLISHTEQFISQHQGASAKIAKAIADCLSQR from the coding sequence ATGATACGCCGCCTTTACGCCACGCTGTGGCACCTCGCCCCCTTCCTGATTCGCCGCCACCTGCGCCGCCGCGCCCTCAAATCTCCAGCCTATCTCGAACATTGGGACGAGCGTTTCGGGCAGGCGTATCCCAATCCCGTACAACGACCGATTTGGATACACGCCGTATCCGTCGGCGAAACGCGTGCGGCCGAACCTTTAGTCCAGGCATTGCGCCGCCATTTTCCCGACTCGCCGTTTTTGATTACCCAAATGACGCCGACCGGACGCGCCACCGCGCAATCCCTGTTCCCCGATGCGCAATGCCGTTACCTGCCCTACGACAAATCCGAATGGGTCGCCCGATTTTTAGCCGAACACCGCCCCATCTGCGGCATTTTGATGGAAACCGAAATCTGGCCCAACCTGATGCACGGCTGCCAAGAAGCAGGCATTCCCCTCTTTTTGGCCAACGCGCGCCTCTCCGAAAAATCCCAACGCGGCTACCTCAAAATCCGCAAGCTGGTCGAGCCTACCATGCAGAGCCTCTCCGGCTGCTTTGCCCAAACCGCCGCCGATGCCGAACGCCTTCACCTTATCGGCGCGTCCAACGTCCACGTCTGCGGCAACACCAAATACGATATCGCTCCCCCCGACGACTCGCGCCCGCTTGCCGTCGCCTTTAAAGAACGCATCGGCGCACGCCCCATCGTCGTCTGCGCCAGCACGCGCGTGTACAAAGGCACAGACGAAGCCGAGTTGCTCCTCAAAGCATGGCAGGGCTACCGCGGCAATGCCTTGTTGGTCATCGTACCGCGCCACCCTGAAAACTTTCAGACGGCCTACGATACCGCCAAATCGCTTGGTTATACCGTCCAAAAACGCAGCGACGGACAACCCGTTTCCCCCGATACACAGGTTTGGATAGGCGACAGCATGGGCGAACTTGCCGCCTACTACCTCAGCGCAGACATTGCCTTCGTCGGCGGCAGCCTGGTTGATGCCGGCTGCCAAAACATCATCGAACCCATCTCCTGCCGCGTCCCCACCCTCTTCGGCTACTCCAACTACAACTTCGCCCAAGCCTGCAAAGGCGCGGTCGAAGCCAAAGCCGCCGTCCGCGTCGAAACCGCCGAAGCCTGGTACAGAACCACGCGCCAATACCTCGACGACGAAACGCTGCGCCAACAGCTGATCAGCCACACCGAGCAATTCATTTCGCAACATCAAGGTGCCAGTGCCAAAATTGCCAAAGCGATTGCAGATTGTTTGAGTCAGCGTTAA
- a CDS encoding plastocyanin/azurin family copper-binding protein, whose amino-acid sequence MKKSLFLLMLTASLSAYAANHEIKMLDNGKDGSMVFEPGYVNAKVGDTVTFKATNSGHWVQSKALPDGVADFLSEDGKDFTLKLDKEGVYVYTCPPHRMMNMSGLIQVGKPVNKAKAQAVVDEMENRAMQSKGRLKKYMAQVK is encoded by the coding sequence ATGAAAAAATCACTCTTTCTCCTGATGCTGACTGCTTCCCTCAGCGCATACGCCGCCAACCACGAAATCAAAATGCTCGACAACGGCAAAGACGGCAGCATGGTGTTCGAACCAGGCTACGTCAACGCCAAAGTCGGCGACACTGTTACCTTCAAAGCTACTAACAGCGGACACTGGGTGCAAAGCAAAGCCCTGCCCGACGGCGTTGCTGACTTCCTCTCCGAAGACGGCAAAGACTTCACGCTCAAGCTCGACAAAGAAGGCGTGTATGTCTATACCTGCCCGCCGCACCGCATGATGAACATGAGTGGCCTGATTCAGGTCGGCAAACCGGTGAACAAAGCCAAAGCGCAAGCCGTTGTCGATGAAATGGAAAACCGCGCCATGCAAAGCAAAGGCCGTCTGAAAAAATACATGGCGCAAGTGAAGTAA
- a CDS encoding ABC transporter ATP-binding protein → MLKLENVHIRRGDYVVADSIDLTLEQGKVYSVLGPNGTGKSSLMKTIFGEVAHQGKISYGGEVLSRLNLQSWRKRIGYMPQDTAAEASLTALEVVLLGRMDALHMHVGDELLHEAASIMAELGIGHLAHRDVMRLSGGQRQLVMFAQVMLRCPEILMLDEPVSALDMHHQLNLLERVVQYTHEHNLVTLMVLHDLSLAAQFSDGVILLGEGKVQAQGAPQDVLQADMIGRLYKVDIELLYDSKGLPVIRPMRQSA, encoded by the coding sequence ATGTTGAAACTTGAAAACGTCCATATCCGGCGCGGCGATTATGTGGTCGCCGACAGTATCGATTTGACGCTGGAACAAGGCAAAGTCTATTCCGTGCTCGGCCCGAACGGCACGGGCAAATCCTCGCTGATGAAAACGATTTTCGGCGAAGTGGCGCATCAAGGCAAAATCAGTTACGGCGGCGAAGTGTTGAGCAGGCTCAATCTGCAAAGCTGGCGCAAACGCATAGGCTATATGCCGCAGGACACCGCCGCCGAAGCCTCGCTGACCGCGCTGGAAGTCGTGTTGCTCGGCCGCATGGACGCGCTGCACATGCACGTCGGCGACGAACTGCTGCACGAAGCCGCAAGTATCATGGCGGAGCTGGGCATCGGCCATCTGGCGCACCGCGACGTCATGCGGCTTTCCGGCGGACAGCGGCAGCTCGTCATGTTTGCCCAAGTCATGCTGCGCTGCCCCGAAATCCTAATGCTGGACGAGCCGGTCAGCGCGCTGGATATGCACCATCAACTCAATCTTTTAGAACGCGTGGTGCAATACACGCACGAACACAATCTGGTTACGCTGATGGTTTTGCATGATTTGAGCCTCGCCGCGCAATTTTCAGACGGCGTGATTCTGCTCGGCGAAGGCAAAGTACAGGCACAGGGCGCGCCGCAGGACGTATTGCAGGCGGACATGATCGGCAGGCTGTACAAGGTGGATATCGAACTTTTATACGACAGCAAAGGCCTGCCCGTTATCCGCCCGATGCGGCAGAGTGCGTAA